A genomic stretch from Spodoptera frugiperda isolate SF20-4 chromosome 14, AGI-APGP_CSIRO_Sfru_2.0, whole genome shotgun sequence includes:
- the LOC118279112 gene encoding beta-1,3-galactosyltransferase 5, translated as MGPALLGPVRRSHCAALAGLALLLLLLLARLPPAAPPAPRPAPRPAPRPEPRAAEPAPPAANRTAPPAPSTSATVRASTAPRDPRVVLVRDVYVGGHERPHPELCPALGARLRLLVLVTSAPAHAAARDAVRLTWGHYAARADVALAFVLGAPPDALRPALAAEDAMYGDLVVGRSVDSYSNLTLKTLSMLEWADTYCPRAPRLLKTDDDMFINVPRLLEFAAAPGRANATRTIWGKVVRRSLPKRTTKSKYYLSPLQYPARVLPDFATGPAYLLTADCVGPLLAAAPRERYVRLEDVFVTGVLAARLGLRRQHAPEFYNKKVAPHPCAVQRGLAIHMVRYHEQFDLWRKLLDGKTKCAS; from the coding sequence ATGGGCCCCGCCCTGCTGGGCCCCGTGCGGCGCTCGCACTGCGCCGCGCTCGCCGGCCTCGCGCTGCtactgctgctgctgctggcgcgcctgccgcccgccgcgccgcccgcgccgcgccccgccccgcgccccgcgccgcgccccgAGCCGCGCGCCGCCGAGCCCGCGCCCCCGGCCGCCAACCGCacggcgccgcccgcgcccagCACGAGCGCCACGGTGCGCGCCAGCACGGCGCCGCGCGACCCGCGCGTCGTGCTGGTGCGCGACGTGTACGTGGGCGGGCACGAGCGGCCGCACCCCGAGCTGTGCCCGGCGCTGGGCGCGCGCCTGCGCCTGCTCGTGCTGGTGACgtcggcgccggcgcacgccgCGGCGCGCGACGCCGTGCGCCTCACGTGGGGCCACTACGCCGCGCGCGCCGACGTGGCGCTGGCCTTCGTGCTGGGCGCGCCGCCCGACGCGCTGCGGCCCGCGCTGGCGGCCGAGGACGCCATGTACGGGGACCTGGTGGTGGGCCGCTCCGTGGACTCGTACTCCAACCTGACGCTGAAGACGCTGTCCATGCTGGAGTGGGCCGACACGTACTGCCCGCGCGCGCCGCGCCTGCTGAAGACGGACGACGACATGTTCATCAACGTGCCGCGGCTGCTGGAGTTCGCGGCGGCGCCGGGCCGCGCCAACGCGACGCGCACCATCTGGGGCAAGGTGGTGCGGCGCTCGCTGCCCAAGCGCACCACCAAGTCCAAGTACTACCTGTCGCCGCTGCAGTACCCGGCGCGCGTGCTGCCCGACTTCGCCACGGGCCCCGCCTACCTGCTGACGGCGGACTGCGTGGGCCCGCTGCTGGCGGCGGCGCCCCGCGAGCGCTACGTGCGCCTGGAGGACGTGTTCGTGACGGGCGTGCTGGCGGCGCGGCTCGGCCTGCGGCGCCAGCACGCGCCCGAGTTCTACAACAAGAAGGTGGCGCCGCACCCGTGCGCCGTGCAGCGCGGCCTGGCCATCCACATGGTGCGCTACCACGAGCAGTTCGACCTCTGGCGCAAGCTGCTGGACGGCAAGACCAAGTGCGCCAGCTAG